Proteins from one Pontibacter korlensis genomic window:
- a CDS encoding aldo/keto reductase has product MNYRKLGKTGFNISEISLGTWQVGGRWGEPFDEANAERIINKAIDQGVNFIDTADVYSDGESEAAVAKVVKSRSEEIYIATKCGRQIQPHTSEGYTPEKLISYVEASLKNMKLETLDLVQLHCPPTEVYKRPEIFEAFDRLKEQGKIRHLGVSVEMVNEALMAMQYPNVTTVQIIYNMFRLKPSEKFFAAAKENDCGIIVRVPLASGLLTGKMSKSTQFGVDDHRHFNRNGEAFDKGETFSGVDFDLGLEAVEELKQLFPGQEPLAAWALRWVLMFPEVSTVIPGASRPEQVDSNIKASGLPALSEEQMQGVQQVYDKYIKPSVHQLW; this is encoded by the coding sequence ATGAACTACAGAAAACTAGGAAAGACAGGATTCAATATTTCAGAAATTTCATTGGGCACCTGGCAGGTAGGAGGCCGCTGGGGGGAACCTTTTGATGAGGCAAACGCAGAGCGTATCATCAATAAAGCCATAGACCAAGGCGTCAATTTTATTGATACAGCTGATGTTTACAGCGATGGAGAAAGCGAGGCAGCTGTAGCGAAAGTGGTAAAAAGCCGAAGCGAAGAAATTTACATCGCTACCAAGTGCGGCAGGCAAATTCAGCCGCATACAAGTGAGGGTTATACACCAGAAAAGCTGATAAGCTATGTAGAAGCCAGTCTTAAAAACATGAAGCTGGAAACGCTGGACCTGGTTCAACTACATTGCCCGCCGACGGAAGTATACAAAAGACCTGAAATCTTTGAAGCCTTTGATAGGCTGAAGGAGCAAGGTAAGATACGTCATCTTGGCGTAAGCGTGGAAATGGTGAACGAAGCGCTGATGGCCATGCAGTATCCGAACGTGACAACGGTGCAGATCATTTACAACATGTTCCGCCTGAAACCAAGCGAGAAGTTTTTTGCCGCTGCGAAAGAAAATGACTGCGGTATTATTGTGCGTGTGCCATTAGCCAGCGGTTTACTCACAGGCAAAATGAGTAAAAGCACCCAGTTTGGTGTAGACGATCACCGCCACTTTAACCGCAACGGCGAAGCCTTTGATAAAGGAGAGACTTTCTCTGGAGTGGATTTTGATTTAGGACTGGAAGCGGTAGAGGAACTGAAGCAGCTGTTTCCTGGCCAAGAGCCTTTGGCGGCATGGGCGCTACGCTGGGTGCTGATGTTCCCAGAAGTAAGTACTGTTATTCCTGGTGCCTCTAGGCCTGAACAGGTTGACTCTAACATCAAAGCTTCGGGGCTGCCTGCACTCTCAGAGGAGCAGATGCAGGGTGTGCAGCAAGTGTATGATAAATACATCAAACCATCGGTGCACCAGCTTTGGTAG